TATGCAATTAAAATGCTtctcttcacaaaaattaaaatgccttTCCATGTTTCTGCACTACATCTGCACCCTGAAGCAACCACATTTGCTATTAGAAAAGTACTCCTACTATCTAATTTCTGGTTAAACCAAGGCCTGATGTTTTCTGCTTCCATTTGTAGTGAGGGTACTTTGTATCCTATAAGCAAGGGACTATAGGGGTTTTTTTGTTCAAATTTTTCCCATATCCCTGAGAGGCTAACATGTGTTGCTGTGACCATTTAaatgatcccagaactttgggaggccaaggtgggtggatcacctgaggtcggagttcgagaccagcctggcaaacatggtgaaaccctatctctactaataatacaaaaatcagcctggtgtggtggcaggctcttgtaggcccagctactcgggaggctgaggcaggaaaattgcttgaacccaggaggcaaagtttgcagtgagtcaataTTGTGCcgctaaactccagcctgggcaacagagtgagattccatctcaaaaaaaaaaaagaaaaaaaagaaaactaagattaAGCTACTACAATGACAGAATAGAAAGTGTCACCTACATGTAATATAGGTCAGAAGGAGAGCAACAGAAgaatacacacatgtgcacacacacatacatacacggACATATGTGCAACTtgtacatacacgcacacacacacacgtgcgtggAATATACCACAATATACCATCATCCTTTCTCTTTATGTGGAGACTGGTTCAATCGATTTTTCTGTCACCTAAGAATTTACTCCAGGAGCCTGCCTTCCACACATACATTAATAACACCAACAAGTAATGTCAAAACGAAAAATTACAAACCCAGAAAATTAAAGTCATTCTGCACTTGCCCTTGGTTTAACAGGCATTTCACTCTCGGCACCTTTCCTGTCCTATCATTAATAAGCATCTTATTGATACAGTTTATACTCCAAATTCTCCAGGCTTGTGAAAGTTTCCTCAGGATTGCTTGAAAATGAaagtcctggccaggcgcagtggctcatgcctgtaatcccagcactttgaaaggctgaggcgggtggatcacctgaggtcaggagttcgagaccagactagccaacatgatgaaacactgcctctactaaaaatacaaaaattagccaggtgtggttgcaggcacctgtagtcccagctactctggaggctgaggcaggagaatcgcttaaactaggaggctaggaggtggaggttgcagtgagctgagatggtgccactgcactccagcctgggtgacagagcgagactctgtcttaaaaaaaaaaaaaagaaaagaaaaagaaaagaaaagagaagtccTGAGGAGAAAACTCCCACTATCTCTGTGCATGTGATCACACATATTAGTATACTATATGTGGAATGATTCCAagtgcattttaaatttatagtACCATTTTAAATTCAAGCTGGTAATATGTACTGCCTGGCAGAACTCCTAAAGATATATCAGCTCCTTCGACATCCAGGAAGACATTTTCCTTCCAGAATTCTTCAATCTCTTTTAAATCAGTACAGttctatttttcaaatatctACATGTGTCTACTCCTTGAAGTACTGTGTCATCGTGACTATAAAAATAGTGAAGCTTCTCTCTCACTTTCCAGCTCAGTAAATGCCCAGCAGCCTGGGGCATCACCAAGAGCCTGAAAGGACCCCTCACAGTCAAATCTGCAAGGTCATTTAGACACTGGCCACCGGAGATTGCACCTAagacttttccttttcaaaataggACTCTTTTCATGATGCAATTGTTTTTCCCTTACTAACCAACCTTACTGAATTTGGTTGAAGGAAACCAGAGAGTGGCCAGCTTCCAATTAATCTGCAAGCTGGAGGGGGAATCATTTTGCCTTTCTCATAGCATTCACCCTGAAGGATAACTCCTAATTACCAACAGGATTCCCTAACAGAGTCTAGTTTATCTCATGCCCTAGCtaggaaaagagagaagtggCCATTTCTGAGCCCTGGTTGGATAAGGTTTCCCTGCTCCCATTATCTCCCCAACCCCGCTATCTCCCCAACACCAGAACCTGTTCGAGGTGGAGGAGGTGAACTGCATCTGTGTGGACTGGAAGAAGGGCTCCCAAACCACCTACACACAGGCTGCCAACAACGTGCGAGTGGTGGGCGCCCAGGTGGCCCAGATGCTCGACATCCTCTTGGTGAGTCAGCTGGCTGGGCTATGTGAGGAGGGAAGCAGTACCTGCTGGTCTCTGTTTGGTAGAGATGCAGCTAAGAGTTATGGattaaagaaggagaaagaattgATACCCAGACCTTACTTCTAAAACTCTGAAATTTGCCTTCATAATGACACGCCAgtgaaagcaaaaataagaatcGCTAACACTTAgtggtttttttaaaatcatcttcaatttacagataaagaaactgtttaACTAGATAAACTAGTTAAACAGAAAGTTTAACTAGTTTACTCCCAAAGTCATAAAGCAAATGAATAGAAGAGTTGCCTTTTGATCCAGACCATCTAGCTTCAGAATTCACCCACAACACCAGGTGGGCTCTGTTTGGGGTGAAACACAGCATGGCCAGAGAGAGCCACAGAGAGCCAACGGACAGTACGTGCAATTGGCATGTACCAGCTCTACTGGCCTGGTGGTGTGGGTGCTATTGATGTTGGGGAATTCCTTCTGCCACAatcatttcacttatttcttcctACACTGTTTCATTATAGCTAACTCCTTCAGTCTTTAATTCTTTAAGTTGCTAATCCTTTGTGACTATTTTCTATACCAGGTAATGACTACAGCCATTTCTGTCTTATAGTTAAAGGGTCTACAAAAGAATCAACTTCTGCACTCCTGCAGAAATCAAAACCCATGGTATTTGTACAAGAAGTATGGTACACCGATAAATGAAGGGCTTTTGGGTGAATGTCTCTGAGATCAACATGTGCAAATACCTCATAGCTCTATTTGATTTGCTTGTTCACCAGTTTTTTTGGAGCACAATGTCAGGAGTATGTGAGGAAGTAAAGAAGACACATGAGGTCCCAGATCAtcaaggagcttgcagtgaagACTTGCAATGCCAGTAGAGTGTGATCTATTCGTGGGTTCTGATGGGGAGAGTAGGAGCTTTACAGGAACACATAGAAGGCAGCTAATCCACACTGATGGGGCGGGGAAAGGGATTAAGGAGGTCTCCCAAGGAAGAGACGTCTAAATTGAGAGCTGAAGGCTAGTCTGTTGATGTTCGCTGGCAAGTGCTTGGGGGACAGACAAcaacaggaagagaagaacaaaCCAGGCCCAGAGGTGAGAGGCTATGATGTATTCGAGGGTCTGAAAGTTCAACAAAGGGTTTGGCTGAAGAGTCTAGAAAAATAGATGATGAGTTAGGAAAGCTCTGAGGCCTTCAAAATGAGTTTGGGCTTGATCCTGAAGGCAACGAGAGGCATGGAAGGTTTTCAGCAGAGGAGTAATATCAATTAGGCTGGCATTTTAGAAAAACCACAGCAAAAAATATCCTGAAAATACAATCTTCCCTCTCCAGACAGAGTATAGCTACCCCCCTTCCAAAGTTCACCTCATTGGCCACAGCCTGGGAGCCCACGTGGCTGGAGAGGCAGGCAGCAAGACTCCAGGCCTGAGCAGGATTACAGGTAAGGCCCCAGAGGCAGGGCCCCAGTTTTGTCTCCAGAAACCCCAGAATGAGGTCTCAAGAATGCAGCCCAGTTGAGAGCTCCCCTGAAGGAGACTGCCCCCCTTGGCTGTGATAGAGCTGCTTGGAGCCTGCACAGAACATTTTAGGGAGCCCCCAAGAAGCTCATGTGCCACCTTCATGGCAAGCGAAGGATGATTTTGTTCCTCTTTGCTTCTTCCACCTCTGTCCTAGCCCCTCCTTTCTAAGTCCTGGTTTTCTGGTGGTGGTGGTCTCTCAACAGGACTGGGCACCCAGGAAAATGCAGAGTGAGACTAGTATGAACATGAGCAAAACATAATCAAGGAGGGTCTATATTGCCaattctttctcccttctctttgaAATCAAGGGCAGAATAGAACCTAAAAATTGTTTCCCACTGCTTCTACTAGTAGAAGAAACCCAGTCGCCATTATGGCCAAAAGCATTCTTTTAACCCAGTCAAAGCATTTGAATTATAACAGCAACAAGATATAGTTACATAATATGATggtgatattaataataatgctattataattattatagtaAGCATAGATTAAGTGCCTGCTTATCCCAAATACTGAAcaaaatgctttatattttctcatataaTTCTTAGAACTGAAGAAAAAGGCTCAGGGAtgcaaataacttgcccaaagccacacaactCGTCAGTGGGAGAACCGAGATCCAGACCTGGTTTTGCAACTCTTTACAAgaaatctcttttattttcagCTGGCAACTACATTCACGTTTCTATTTTATCAGCTGCTCTAACAAAGCCTTCAAACAAAGCCTTCAAAAACTATTAACAAATCCAAGATCCCTGCTAAGAAGGaaatttgtcaaaaataataatttttaataacttaCTTACACATCGATGACTACaccagacattgtgctaagtgctacatattaactcatttaatctgtAACAACCATATCAAATAGATGCCATTATCATCCcactttgtaaaatgaagaacCTGAAGCACAAAAAGGTAGAGTGACATGCTCAAGGTCATGCATCTTGCCCCAAAAGCAGCTGAGTAGGAATTTGGAGCCAGGCAACCTAGACCCAGAACCTGTGTTCTTAACTATGATACCACATTGCTTCACCCCTTTCTTTCTACAAGCTTGGGGAGAGAAAGGATGTTGAAGAAGAAAGATACACAAGTAAATGGGAGACTCTGGTGTGGAAAAAATCCTTGCTTAAACAaaatctgaatttatttattcatttgtcctCCTCCATCCACGCCACTGGGAACCCTTTTGCAATGAGCCACATTCAGACTCTATGTCCTCATATTTAGCACCCAAGGCCATGGCACTGCATAACTCCAGGGCATGGTACCCCTTGAGTTGGGCAGTGCATAGCCTGGGCAGCTGTACACCTTGGTGCTGCTGACATCTACAGTCAGGTCTATTTTTCTGCAGTGCTGATCATCTCTTTTAGGGTTGGATCCTGTAGAAGCAAGTTTTGAAGGTACTCCTGAAGAGGTGCGACTGGATCCCTCTGATGCTGACTTTGTTGATGTGATTCACACGGATGCAGCTCCCCTGATCCCATTCTTGGGTGAGACCTAAAATGCGCCGGCTGTGAGCATGCACAACTGTGTTTTAACCATGAAAGTCCTGCATGACAAAAAGCTCATTGTTGTTCTAAACATTTCGGGTTTTGGAACGAACCAACAGATGGGTCATCTTGACTTCTTCCCCAATGGAGGAGAGAGCATGCCGGGATGCAAGAAGAATGCCCTGTCTCAGATTGTGGATCTAGATGGCATCTGGGCAGGTAAAGTCATGGTGGGGCGAGGGGAGCAGGGTGGGTGCTTTCCTGGAGTGACCAATACCTTTCTGTAGCAAAtcttaagaataaaaatgtctttaaaaatatacaattcccTCTTCTGAggattatttcagaaaaaaaatgtagctacATAGGATTTGTTATATCTCAGCTTTACTGCTTTTGTGCTTCCTTAAAACATTGCTGTGGATGTCCTGGCGTGTACAAGCAACAGAGAATCATAAAACTGTCACTTAAAGCTGTGACTCCAACAATCAATTGGTAGTTACCTATAGAGAAAGGAAATACCATAACAGCAAACATCCTGACTGTAACTTTTGTAACAAGAGACTTTTGCTACAAATTCTCTCTTGGGAGTCAGTGATAAGTTTCAAAATGATGTAATCAGCTCCCTTTCAGTACCTAGAATGAGAATATTCCCAATGATTTTCACAGCAAGCCTATTTGCACAATGAGACCATTGCTCACCCATGTTGAGTAGGAATGAGGAGCAAATCACAGTTAAGAAAGGTGAGATGGGAGACTGCTACTGGACGTGGTTATTCTTTATTGTTGATCTAGTGCACTTGGGAAGAAGGGGCATCCTGCAGACACAGCTCTGACTCTGTATCTAATGAGGCCAAAAGGACAATGGACTGGAGAAGTTTTCATCCAGACTTGTCTTGTGGCACCACACAGGAAAAAACCCTTAGTAGTCTAACCAAATGTAGTGAGTAAAGATTTttattgaatttcatcaaaatggCTTGGCATATATGGATGCCATCAAAGCAAATATTAAGAATGGGGACAGGCTagacgtgatggctcacgcctataatcccagcactttgggaggccgaggcgggcagatcacttgaggtcaggagtttaagaccagcttggccaacatggtaaaaccctgtctctactaaaaatacaaaaattagccaggcgtggtggtgcgtgcctgctctcccagctactcgagaggctgagtcaggagaatcacttgaacacaggaggcaaaggttgcagtgagccgataccatgccattgcaccacagcctgggcaacaagagcgaaactccatctcaaaaataaaataaaataaaaaataaagaatgaggaCATATGCAGTTTGTCTTTCACAGCCTCATGAGGGTTTGCGTGCATAGGGCAGTCAAAACTCTTCATCAGTAATGGCCCAGCAAGCTCAGGCCAGGTCTAGAAGGTATACTGTAACATTTGTCACTTGGCAGgagttgcagggagccaagaaaGGTTGCAAGGAAAATCAAGACGCTATAAGAGTGATGCTCATACAAAGCCACCTAAAGTTATCCAGcccttgtttttatttgtataactGCCGCATGGAAATGCCCTTGCATTGGCTTGGTCATGTCACATCTGGTCATGTCTTTGAGGACCTCCAGCATGGTGCCTGGGACATGAGATGGCACAAAGGTTAGAGGGATGGGCTCAAGACCAGATGGGTATGGGTTTAATTACCAGCTTTCCCACCTATTAGCTAAACTGTAAATCTGAGGCTATACTCTGTAGTTctttctgtaaaatagggatgagATGATAATGCATAAATAGGGATGATATGGTACCCACCTCCTAGGAAGACTGAGGATTACATGGACAAGGCTTGTAAAGTGATCAGAACGTTGCCTGGTACACAGAAAGCACCCTCTATATGTTAACTGTCATTATTGTGGCTGAATTTTGGATTTATCTTAAGTTTCTGAAAATACGGTCGTGCTTTGGAACCATCCCATttggagagagaggcagagaagctGTTCCAGCCCCCCAACCACCTGTTCAGACTTCCTTATTTGTTTTCCCAGGAACCCGGGACTTTGTGGCTTGCAATCACCTAAGAAGTTACAAGTATTACTTGGAAAGCATCCTCGACCCCGATGGGTTTGCTGCATACGCCTGCACTTCCTACAAGTCCTTTGAGTCTGTAAGCTTTTGTCCTGCCTCGAGCAACGGGCATCACCCCTCTGTGGGACTGCTGTCCTGCTGCGTTTGGGATTTGCAATGTCTTCTCACTACACATTTTGCATTGTCCCTTAGAGTTCATGGTCctgtggagtggaagagaaaaaaaagtaaacaactttTGGCAGGAGGTAGCTAAAATTTGGCGGGAGGTGGCTAAAAGATGAGATGAGTCATGTGGCAGAGGAAAACTGGGAAATCAGAAAGAGCAGTCAATTCAATGATATAGAGGCTTCCTGCAGGAGGCGACCTCTGAATCTGGCTTAAAAATGATACAGTTTAGAAAACACAGGAATGCACATTTCTGGCAAGGGCAGAGTGAGAGTAGAAGAATGTATAGAGaataattcacactggagagaaagcAAGGTGGATGCTGGAGTCCTATATGCCAGGCTGGCAACAAGGGGAGAGATGGAAGAATGACAGGCTAGAGCCTGCCTATTCTGGCTCACGAGAGCCAGCGTGAGTATCCCTTCCCAACTCCACATTCAGAGACATCATGTTGGTAGCCTGAAACTGGCCACAGTCAGAGTATTTACACCACTGAAATTGGTAAGCACTGCAATCCAGGGTTTTTGTCCCAGAGTGTTGGCTGCTTATCATTCACCACCTCCACTCAACGGAAGGTATAATTGATCTAACCTGGGTCctgggcatcagtattttttaaagctcctcaAATAATTCTAATGTGTTATGCCTAAAAGTTGGGAACCCTGATCCAGGTGAAGGTAATTTAGAGATCACCTGCTCCAACCCCTTTGTTGTCACAAAGGAGAACACTTTGGCTGTAGGAAAATTGAGTGTCTGCTCCCTCAGATGTATCAATCATACAAACACAAATTCTCCTTACAGTCCCATCTATCTCTTCTGATTAGGACAAGTGCTTCCCATGTCCAGATCAAGGTTGCCCACAGATGGGTCACTATGCTGATAAATTTGCTGGCAGGACAAGTGAAGAGCAGCAGAAATTCTTCCTGAACACAGGAGAGGCTAGCAATTTC
This genomic stretch from Pongo pygmaeus isolate AG05252 chromosome 8, NHGRI_mPonPyg2-v2.0_pri, whole genome shotgun sequence harbors:
- the PNLIPRP1 gene encoding LOW QUALITY PROTEIN: inactive pancreatic lipase-related protein 1 (The sequence of the model RefSeq protein was modified relative to this genomic sequence to represent the inferred CDS: substituted 1 base at 1 genomic stop codon), with amino-acid sequence MLLLWTLSLLLGAVAGKEVCYEDLGCFSDSEPWGGTEIRPLKILPWSPEKIVTRFLLYTNENPNNFQILLLSDPXTIEASNFQTDRKTRFIIHGFIDKGDESWVTDMCKNLFEVEEVNCICVDWKKGSQTTYTQAANNVRVVGAQVAQMLDILLTEYSYPPSKVHLIGHSLGAHVAGEAGSKTPGLSRITGLDPVEASFEGTPEEVRLDPSDADFVDVIHTDAAPLIPFLGFGTNQQMGHLDFFPNGGESMPGCKKNALSQIVDLDGIWAGTRDFVACNHLRSYKYYLESILDPDGFAAYACTSYKSFESDKCFPCPDQGCPQMGHYADKFAGRTSEEQQKFFLNTGEASNFARWRYGVSITLSGRTATGQIKVALFGNKGNIHQYSIFRGILKPGSTHSYEFDAKLDVGTIEKVKFLWNNNVINPTLPKVGAAKITVQKGEEKTVYNFCSEDTVREDTLLTLTPC